In Methylobacterium sp. WL1, the sequence GCGGCCGCCTCGCACATGAGCCCGTTCCTGCATTTCGGCCAGATCTCGCCCGTGGAGATCGCCCTGGCGGTGCGGGAGGCCAAGGCCGGCGACGACGACGACCGCGGCGCCTACCTGGAGGAGCTGATCGTCCGGCGCGAGCTCGCGATGAACCACGTGTTCTTCACGGAGGGCTACGACGACTACGACACGGCGGTGCCGGACTGGGCGCGCAAGACGCTCTCCGAGCAGGCCGAGGACGAGCGACCGAACCTCTATTCGGAGGACCAGCTCGCGGCCGGCGAGACCCACGACCTCTATTGGAACGCCGCCATGCGCGAGATGCGCGAGACCGGCTACATGCACAACCAGCTGCGCATGTACTGGGGCAAGAAGATCCTGGAATGGTCGCCCTCGCCGAAGGAGGGTTTTGCCCGGACGCTGCGGCTCAACAACCGTTATTTCTTGGACGGGCGCGACGCGAACTCCTTCACCAACGTCGCCTGGGTGTACGGCCTCCATGACCGCCCCTGGCAGCGTCGCCCGATCTTCGGCACGGTCCGCTACCAGAGCGAGAACTCGCTGAAGAAGTTCGACGCGAAGGCCTACGTGAAGGCGGTCGAGCGGCTGTGCGAGGCCGAGGGGTGAGGGGCCTGCTCGCTCCGGTGCAGTCCCATCCTCTGCCTCATCCTGAGGTCTGAGCGAGGCTGATACGCAGCACCTCGGGATGAGGGGGCGATTTGGACATCTGCCGATCGACTGTGTCTGCTCGGCGATCCCCCATTCCCCGCAAGCCACGCTATACCGCAGGCTCCGGCTGTGCGGACGAAGTGCCTTTTCATGACCGAGATGCGGGACGCACCGACGACCAGGGAGCCGGCCGCGTCGGGCCCGAAACGCTCCCGGTATCGCCGCTCGATCACGCGCCTGCGCTCGGCGTCGCGGGAGGCTTATCCGCTCTGGCGGGGGCGGCTGCTGTTCCTCGCGGGCGGCATCTGCGTCGGCCTGGCCGCGGTGCTGATGGCCAAGGGCGCCGACCTCGCGCAGGATGGGTTCCGGCGGCTCACCGCGCCCTCGCCGCTGATCGCGCTGGTGCTCACGCCGGCGGGCTTCGCGCTCGCGGCCCTGCTCGCCCGGACGGTGTTCCCGAACTCCCAAGGCTCGGGCATCCCGCAGGTGATCGCGGCCCGGCACGCCCGGGACGCGCGCTTCCGGTTCTCGCTGATCTCCCCCCGGGTCGCGTGCGGAAAGGTGCTGGTGCTGTTCCTGGGCCTCCTCTGCGGCGCCTCCGCGGGCCGCGAGGGGCCGACCGTGCAGGTCGGCGCCGCGATCATGGCCGCCTTCGGCCGCCTGACGCCGGACCGCCTGCCGGGGCTGTTACTCGCGGGCGGCGCGGCCGGGGTCGCGGCGGCGTTCAACACGCCGCTCGCCGGCATCGTGTTCGGCATCGAGGAGCTGGGCCGGGCCTACGAGGCCCGCTCGTCCGGCCTGATCGTCGCCGGGATCGTGGCCGCGGGCCTCACCTCCCTCTGGCTGCTCGGCAACTACACGTATTTCGGGACCAGCCAGGCGGATCTGCCCCTGGCGGCCAGCTGGATCGTGCCGCTGCTGGCCGCGTTGGGCGGCTTCGCGGGTGGGGTGTTCAGCCGGCTGATCATCCTGTTCGCCCGCGGCCTGCCGGGGGCGGCCGGGCGCCTGATCAAGGCGCGGCCGGTGGTCTTCGCGGCGCTCTGCGGCCTGTGCGTCGCCCTATGCGGGCTGGCCTCGAACGGCACCGCGTACGGCACCGGCTACGAGGAGGCCCGGGCGTTCCTGCACGGCGATGCGGCCACGTCCTGGACCTACGCGCCGCTGAAATTCGCCGCCACGGTGCTCAGCTCGATCAGCGGCATCCCGGGCGGCCTGTTCGCGCCCTCGCTTGCGGTCGGGGCCGGGATCGGCGGCACGGTGCACGGCCTTCTGCCGGACATGCCGGTGGGCGCCCTCGTGCTGATCGGGATGGTCGCCTACCTGACCGGCGTGCTGCAGGCGCCGATCACCAGCTTCGTCATCGTCACCGAGATGACCCAGAACCACACGATGATGATCCCGCTGATGATCGCGGCCGTCATCGCCGACGCCGCCTCGAAGGCGATCTGCCGGGGCGGGCTCTATCACACGCTGGCCGAGATGATGCTGGAGCGTGCCGACGTACCGGCCCAGCCGGTGGCCAAGACTGCGTGAGGCTGAAAAAGCCTGAGACTAAAAGGCTGTCGGAATCGCGCGCGCGCGGAACGGTCTCGCTTGCGGCCGGTTGAGGGATCGATTGTAGTTCGCCCGTGTCTCGGGCGCATCCGGAGTGACGCGATGACCTTGCTGAAATGGGCCCTCATCTGCTTCGTGATCTCGCTGATCGCGGGCGGCCTCGGCTTTACCGGCATCGCCTCGGGCGCCGGCTCGCTGGCGCGCATCCTGTTCGGCCTGTTCCTGCTGGTCGCCATCGTGATCGTGGTCATCGCCTTCGCGGTCGGCCAAGCGGTGTTCTAAGCCGCATGGCGGACGCGATGCGGGACAGGGTCTGCCTCGTCACCGGGGCGACCAACGGCATCGGCTACGAGACGGCCCTGGGGCTCGCGCGCGATGGCGCCCGGGTCGCCATCGTCGGCCGCGATGCCGACAAGACGCGGGCCTGCGCGGAGCGGATCCGTTCGGCGGTCCCGGGCGCCGTCGTGGACCCGCACGTCGCGGACCTGTCCAGCCAGGGGGAGATCCGGCGGCTCGCCGGGTCCCTTCGCGCGACGTATCCCCGCCTCGACGTGCTGGTGAACAATGCCGGTGCGATCTTCGACCGGCGCGTCCTCACGGTCGACGGCATCGAGCGCACCTGGGCGCTCGACCATCTCGGCTACGTGCTGCTGACGGTGGAACTCCTCGACACCCTGAAGGCCTCGGCGTCCGCCGGGGCTGGCCCGCGCATCGTCAACGTCGCCTCGGCGGCCCATGAACGCGGGCATGTCGACTTCGCCGACATCGAGGGCGCCCGGCGCTACGGCGCGATGCGGGCCTATTCCCAGGCCAAGCTTGGCAACGTGCTGTTCACCTACGCGCTGGCCCGGCGGGTGCGGGCCGACGGCATCACGGTCAACGCCCTGCATCCCGGGGTGATCGACACCGGCTTCGCCAAGAACACCGGCGGCCTGTTCGGCACCGCGTGGTCGCTGATGCGCCCGTTCCTAGCCAGGCCCGAAAAGGGCGCCGAGACCTCGCTCCACGTGGCGACCGCCCCCGAACTCGACGGCGTCACCGGCCGCTACTTTTCACGGTCCCGGCCAAAGGCGTCGTCGGCCGAGAGCCGCGACGAAGCCGTTCAGGAGCGCGTCTGGGCGCTGAGCCTCGCGCAGGTCGGGCGGGGCGGCTGAGCAGCCTTCGAGGCGCCGGCCGGGGGCGTGCTCCGCTCTGCAGGGTCAGGCCGGCCGCCTCGGTCGTCGCCAAGGTCAAAATGGCGGGACGGCGCGCGGCGGGGGATCCGGGGGTTCGCGCTCCGGTGCTGCACATGGCCCGGCGCCGCATCGTCGGGATGCGCGGTTCCGACGGGCGTCCCTCACATCAGCTGCGGCTCAACGTGCAGGTAGTGCGCATCGAACTCCGCGAAGACCTTCAAGCGCCCCCAGTCCAGGATCGTCAGCGTGCGCTGTCGATGCTGGATCATCTTCTCGGCACGCAGGTCCCTCAGGATTCGGTTGACGTGCACGGGGGTGAGGCCCAGCGCGTCGGCCATGACCGTCTGGGTGATCGGGAGGGGGCAGCGTCCTTCCTCCTTGACCAGGCCAGCCGCCTTCTGCCGGACGTACAGTTCGCAGAACAGGTGCGCCAAGCGCCTGGGACCGGACCGGCGGCCGAGCCCGATCATCCACTCGTTGGTGATCGAGGCGGTCACCAGCACCTCGCGCCAGAGCGCCGCCGTGACATCGGGGTAGTGCACTATCAGGTCGTGGAGGGCGCCGTGCGGGATCAGGGCGACGGTCACCTGTGTGAAGGCGCCGATGCCCAGGTCGGCGGTGGGCAGATGCAGGCTCTGCAGGTCGGGGATGTCGCCCGCGATGTGGAACGCCAGGAACTGACGCTCCCCTTTCTGCAGCAGCTTGAAGCGCCCCATCCAGCCGCTCAGGACGAAGCAGCAGCTCGCCGAGCGATCGCCGGGATGGATAAGGTCGGTGTTCGGCTCCAGCGCCTGCACGGAGACCGGCAGCGCCATGATGGCGCGCTGCGCCTCATCGGAGATCGGCATGTCCCGGGACAGCCGCGCCACGAGCGTCGCAAGCGGATGGGTCGTCGTGAGCTGCATCTCGCCCCGTCACGTCTGCTCGACGGAAGCGCACGCCTCTGCCAGTCATCGAGGTCTGAGCTTGAGCGGAAGCTTCGGGAGAGAAATTCACATAGATCAACTCGACCCCGTGAAAGCGATTTTTGCGCACGGGCTTGGAGCGCCCGACGCCGATACCGGGTCGGCGCCAGCCAGTGCCCGAGAACGGGGACCGCTTCGGCGGAGCAGCCACAGGCCAGTCCAGTTCAAGGTGGCGGTGTAGATCGGCTTGCCGTCCTCGTCCGTCACGACCACCGAGAACGCGCATCGGTCGCCGTCGTCCGGCACCTCGTCGCGCGCGATGTCCGGCAGCAGGCGCAAGACGTGCTGGCGGACAGCCGGGAAGTCCTCGAGCGCGGTGCCTTCGTCATCGCGGCCATAATGCGCGGGCCAAGCCGCCATTATAGATGTCGAAGAAGTAGCGAGGCCTGTAAACGTTTTGCTGGTGGGCGAATTTACCCGCAACAACGCACGTTAGAGCCGCCATCTTCGAAGGAGATGCCGGGACGGCGCCAATGAACGCGTCGACTCGCGGGCTCGGTCCCGACGGCGAGGCGGGTCGGTTGGGCGGTCACGCCCGCGTCACGCCGCCGCCCGCACCGCGTGGTCGGCCTGGGGCTGGATCTCGATGAACACCCGCGTGACCTGCGGGTTGCGCTGCTTCAGAGCTTTGTCGAGGCGGGTGACGAGGCCCTCGACCTCCCCGGCGCTGAGGTCGTCGGCCATGTCGATGCTGACATTCACCAGGATGTCGGTCGGCCCGAGATGCTGGGTCAGCACCTCGTTGAGGTGGAGCACGCCGGGCTCGGCGCGCACGAGGTCCGAGATCGCCGCCACCACGGCGGGGTCGGCGGCCTCGCCGATCAGCAGGCCGTGGGTCTCGATCATCAGGAACACCGCCATCCCGACCAGCACCAGGCCGATCCCCACCGAGGCCCAGCCGTCGAGGCTCGGCCTGTCGAGCCAATGGGCCAGGACGACGCCCGCCAGGGCGATCAGCAGGCCGATCAGCGCCGCGGTGTCCTCGGCCAGGATCGTGAACAGGGTCGGATCCTTGCTGCGCCGGATCGCCCGCATCGCCGAGTGCTTGCCCTTCTCGGCCCAGAACTGGCGCATCGCCACGAACCACGAGATCCCCTCGGCCACGATGGCGAAGCCGAGGATCGCGACGTTCACCCAGATCCCCGGCAGGGTGTAGCCGAACAGGTGCGCGTCCGCGTCCGGCGAGGGGTGGCGGATCCGCTCGACGCCCTCGTAGACCGCGAAGACGCCGCCACCGAGAAAGATCATCAGCGCGACCACGAAGGCGTAGAAATAGATCTCGCGCCCGTAGCCGAACGGGTGCCGGGCATCGGCCGGCCGCTTGGCCCGCTTCATCCCGACGAGCAGCAGCACCTGGTTGGCCGTGTCGACCACCGAGTGCACGCCCTCGGCGAGCATCGCGGTCGAGCCGGTGAGCGCGCCGCCGACGAACTTCGCCGCCGCGATGGCGAGGTTCGCCCCCGCCGCCGCGTAGATCGCTCCCGTGCTCTCGTGCGCCATCCCGGCCTCCGTGTCCGCCGCCCAAGCCTCGCCGCCCAAGCCTCGCCCCCCAAGCGTTGCCGTGCGGCACCGGTTCCCGTGTGGACGCGTGGCGGTGCCCCGTGCAAGCTGAGATCGATCAGGACGCCTTGGAGCACGCATGGCCGACGCGCAGTACGATCCCGACAACATCTTCGCCAAGATCCTGCGGGGCGAGATCCCGTGCCACCGCGTCCACGAGGATGCGGACACGCTGGCCTTCATGGACGTGATGCCCCAGGGCGAGGGGCACACCCTGGTGATCCCCAAGGCGCCGTCCCGCGGGTTGCTCGATGCCGACCCGGCCGCCCTGGCGACCCTGATGGCGAGCGTCCAGACGGTGGCCCGGGCCGTGAAGGCGGCGTTCGAGGCGGACGGCCTGACGGTGTTCCAGTTCAACGAGCCGGCGGGCGGGCAGACCGTGTTCCACCTGCACGTCCACGTCATCCCCCGGTTCGAGGGCGTTCCGCTGAAGCGCCACGAGGGCGGGATGGCCGACAACGCGGTGCTGGCCGAGTACGCCGCGCGCATCCGGACGGCGTTGCAGGCCGGTCGCTGAGACCGCCGAGTTCGACAGGTCCGTGACCTCTCGCGGGTGCAGGGTGGCGTCCTGCCGCCGGGCTTCGCCCGATGGATCGAGGGCGCCGGCGTAGGGCTTGCCCTTCGGGAACCCGGTTCAGGCCGCGCTGGCGATGAGCCGGCGCAGGGCGGCGTTCTCGGCCTCGAGTTCGCTGATCCGCTGCCGTAGGGCGGCCTCGGTATCGAGGGCGGACGGGGCCGCCCGGGCTGGCTCCTCGAACACGACGCCGATTCCGTCCTCCCGGCGCCAGCACAGGCTGGCCCGGTAGGTCCGGTCCCGCTGCGGGATGTAGAGGTCGAACACCTGCGGCAGGGTCGTGGCGTCGCTCAGGACCAGCCGGGCGCCCGAGGCCGAGAGGTCGCGCACCAGGCAGTCGAAGCTCGACGAGCCGTTGTTGAAGACGATGCGCCCCTTGAGGAAGACCCGCTGGCGCGTCTCTTTGCGATGATCCGTCATGCGGGCCAGTCTGCCGGCCAGCCCTTAAGGATTCCTGGCTGCAATACGGTCTTGGCGCCTATTCCCGAGGATCACGCGATGAAGCGCCGGTCCACCGTCTGGAACAGGTAGAAGCCGTTGAAGCGCACGGCGGTGTCGGCGGCCCGGTCGTCGAAATCCAGGGGCGGCCGGCTGGCGCCGTCGAGCTTGCCTCCGAAGGTCCAGCGGCCGGCACCGATGAACGGCGGCACGGTGCTGGCCTCCGGCACCGCGCAGCACAGGCCCTCGACGGCCTTCAGCTGGAACAGGTTGTAGCTTCGCATCGGAGTCCCTCCGCTTGGCCGCCCCGCCTGCCGAATGCATCCAATACCAGATCGAAGACTGGATAGATTCGGCTTGACCGTGCTCATAATGGCACAATCGGTCGAGTTTGTGACGGTCAAGTTTCAGGGACGTTTCGCTCCAGCTCCGCGATCCAGATCCGCGCCGAGCCGTCGGACGGCGCACGCCAGTCGCCCCGGGGCGACAGCGAGCCCCCCGCCGACACCTTCGGGCCGTTGGGCAGGGCCGAGCGCTTGAACTGGCTGAAGCCGAAGAACCGCTTCAGGAACACCCCGAGCCAGCGCCGGATCTCGGGCAGGTCGTAGGCGACCCGCTTGGTCTCGGGGAAGTCCGGCGCCCAGTGGCCGCGCGCCTTGTCGCCCCAGGCGTGCAGCGCCAGGAAGGCGATCTTCGACGGCCGGAACCCGTAGCGCAGCGTGTAGAACAGGTTGAAGTCCTGGAGCGCGTAGGGGCCGATCGTGGCCTCGGTGCTCTGCGGGCTGTCGTCCTGGTCCACCGGCACCAGCTCGGGGGAGATCTCGGTGTCGAGGATCGCCTGGAGGGTGTGGCTCGCCCCGGGATCGACCTCGCCGTTGCCGATCACCCAGCGGATCAGGTGCTGGATCAGGGTCTTGGGCACGCCGGTGTTGACCGCGTAGTGGCTCATCTGGTCGCCGACGCCGTAGGTGCACCAGCCGAGCGCCAGCTCCGAGAGGTCGCCGGTGCCGATCACCAGCCCGCCCGCCTGGTTGGCGAGACGGAACAGGTAATCGGTGCGCAAGCCCGCCTGCACGTTCTCGAAGGTCACGTCGTAGACCGCCTCGCCCCGGGCGAACGGGTGGCCCATGTCGGCGAGCATCTGCTTGGCCGCCGGCCGGATGTCGATCTCGGCCGCGGTGCAGCCGAGCGCCTTCATCAGCGCGTGGGCGTTGGTCTTGGTGGCGTTCGAGGTGGCGAAGCCCGGCAGCGTGTAGGCTAGGATGTCCGAGCGGGGATAGCCCAAGCGGTCGAACGCCTTGGCGATCACGATCAGCGCGTGGGTCGAATCGAGGCCGCCGGAGACGCCGATCACCGCCTTGCGGGTGCCGGTGGCCTCCAGCCGCTGGGCGAGCCCGGCGACCTGGATATTGTAGGCCTCGTAGCAATCCTGGGCGAGCCGGGACGGGTCGGTGGGCACGAACGGGAAGCGCTCGATCCGCCGGATCAGGCCGAGGTCGTGTCCGGGCGGGTCGAGCCGGAACGCGACGCGGCGATAGGGGAGGGGGCTGCCCGACACGTTGTCGTCGAAGCTGCCGGCCTGGAGACGGTCCTGCGCGATCAGGTCGAGGTCGATGTCGGCGAGCGTCGCCACCGGGCCGGTGGGGAAGCGCTGGCCCTCGGCCAGCCGCACCCCCAGCTCGTCCACGCTGGTCTGGCCGTCCCAGGACAGGTCGGTGGTGGATTCCCCCTGGCCGGCGGCGGCGTACACGTAGGCGCAGGCGCCCCGCATCGAGGCCGCGCGGGACAGCAGCGCCCGCGACTCGGCCCGGCCCACGGTGATCGGGCTGCCCGAGAGGTTGGCGAGCACCGTGGCGCCCGCGAGCGCGGCCCGCATGCCGGGGGATTCCGGCACCCACAGGTCCTCGCAGATCTCGACCCCGACCACGAGGCCGGGCAGGTCCTCGGCCGGGAACAGCAGGTCGGTGCCGAACGGCGCGTCGTGGCCCGCGACCCGGATGGTCTCCCCTACGATCCCGGCGCCGGAGGCGAAGTGGCGCTTCTCGTAGAACTCCCGGTAGTTCGGCAGGAACGTCTTCGGGATCACGCCGAGCAGCCGGCCGCCCTGGATCGCCAGCGCGCAATTGTAGATCCGGTGGCGCCAGCGCAGGGGCGCGCCGACCAGCAGCAGCGGGCGTAAGGCGGCCGATCCGGCGACCACCCGGGCGGCGGCGGCCTCGACCGCGTCGAGCAGGGTCTGCTGCAGCAGCAGGTCCTCGATCGCGTAGGCCGAAAGCCCGAGCTCGGTGAAGACCGCGAGCGCCGCCCCGGCCTCGTGGCAGGTCCGGGCGAGGTCGAGCACCGTGTCGGCGTTGCGGGGGGGATCGCCGGGATGGCTGCGCCCGGTGCAGGCCGCCACCCGGGCGAAGCCGTGGCGGTACAGGGACCGGAAGCGCGCCGTCGGATCGGTGGGGGAGGCGGAAGTCGGCTGGGTCACGGGCGCCTGTCCGGGTGAGGGGTGGCTGCCGGTATCATATGGAGCGCGGCCACGCCCCGGCGACGCGCATCCCTCCACTGCAATGCCGCATTCGCTCGCCCCCGCGCCACAGGCCGAAAATCCCATCGTGGTGTCCGGCCCGAGGGGGGCCGACAAGCCTCCGTTAACGACAATTGGCCTAACTCGGGGCAGCCCGCCGGCCACCGGCGGATCCCTGTTTCGAGTATCGTTCGAGAACCCATGCGCGCATCGGGACGGCCTCCGTACTCTCACCGTGACCCTGCCCGCCCCGTCCGCGGCGGCGACCGTTCGGGCCTGTCGCTCGGCGCCCTGGCGCACCGGCTGATGGCTTTGCGGGCGAGCCTCGCCCGCCGCCTGTCCGGCACTCCGGCCGGGCTGCCCGCCCGCCCGGCCTACGGTATCCCCGGCCGCCGCGCGGAGCCGAGCTGGCTGACCGCCCCGGCCGCCATGGTCGGACGGGACGGCTTCGAGCGCGGCCGCGCGCGCCGGCGCCTCGGCGCCCCCGAGCACGTCTGGCCGGACCAGGTCTTCGACGACCGGGCGAGCCTCGACGCGCTCGACGAGCCGCGCTTCGAGAGCCGGATCGACCGCAGCGCCTCGACCCCGGGCGTGCTGGTGCGCCAGCCGCGCCGGCCCGCCTCGATCGCCCGGAGGATTCGCACCCGCGTCTCCGGTCCAGGCCGCCGCCGCCCCGGCGGCGCGCTGGACCCGGACGCCCGATTCGGTGCTGCAGGAGCGTCGCCAGCGGGCCCTGGAGGCCGAGCGGGTCGCCCTGGAGCGTGCCCGCGCCGAGGCCCATGCGGCCGCGCAGGCCGTCGAGACCGAGCGCAAAGCCCGCGAGCAGGAGGCCCGGGATCTGGCCGAGCGGGAGCAGGCCGAGCGGGAGCAGGCCGAGCAGGCGCGGGTCGCGACCCTTTCCGCCATGCCCGAGATCGTGCCGACCGAGTTCGCCGAGGATGGCGGTGTGGTGCCGCTGTGGCGCCAGCCCTTCGTGGCGCCCCCGGGCGTCCGCTATTTCCGTACCCCCGACCGGCGCCCGGTTCGGCCGAGCGTCGAGCTGTCCACCTCGACGGCGGCGATCGCCCCCGTCCTGGAACCCATGCCGGTCCAGGGCCCAGTCCCGGTCCAGGCTCTTGTGCCGGAGCCGGCCATGCCCTCGGCTGCCGCCGAGGCGCCGGCGCGCGACTGGTCCGACCTGCCGGACTGGTCCGAGGTCCAGCCCTGGTTCGACGGCAGCGATTGGAATGCCGGCGACGGGTCGTCCGTGGAGGCCTGGGCCGCGCTGGCGACCCAGCCCATGGCGGCCGGCCTGCCGCGGCGGTCGCGGCCGTTCCGGTGATCGCGGCGGTCCACGCGGTGCCCGACCTGCCGGTGGCCGAGCCGCTGTACGAGGCCGCGCACCCGCAGCCGCCGCGCCCGGTCTACGTTCTCGACCGGCTGGTGCGGTTCGATCAGCCCCCGCGTCCGGCGGACGGCCAGGACAACGGGCGCGAGGGCACGCAGGACACCGTTCGGGATCACGATCGGCCGGCCGACCCGCAGAATGCGGAGACGGCGGCGATCCGGGACGCGTTCCTGCCGGCCAAGCCCGCCCTCGCGCTGGTGTTCGGTCCCGGCAGCGCCGCCACCGAGGCGCCCCGCCGCGCCCCCGCGCTCTGCGCCATGGCGGCCCGGGCGGCGATCCGCGCCGCCGGACAACCGGTCGTGGCTGCCCCTGTGGCCATGCCCGAGCATCTGCCCGAGCGTCTGCCCGAGCACCGGCCGGTCTCGGACACGATGACGCCTGCGTCCGCCGATCCGGTCCGGGTTCCCTCGGACGCCGACCGGGTGGTGATCCCGATGACCCCGCACCGTGCTGCTGCGCGGCAAGATGGCGCCGCAGCCCGAGCCCGCCGCCGAGCCAGCCGCCGAGCCCGTTGCCGCCGAGCCCGAGCCGGTTCACGCCGAGCCCGTCTCTGCCGAAGCCGCCCTGGAGCCGGTCGAGGCGCCGGCCGCCCAGCTGGCCGCAGTGCCCGCCGCCCCCGCCCTGCCGCTGGTCGCGCCCCGGGCGCACCTGATCCCGGCCGGCCGTCACCTGGAGATCGCCAGCGTCGAGAACGCCGATTACGAGCTGCCCTCGCTCGGCCTGCTCGCCCTGCCGGACGAGAGCGGCGCCGAGGAAGTCGACGCCGACGTGCTGGAGCAGAACGCGCTCAACCTCCAGCAGACGGTGCAGGATTTCGGCGTGCGCGGCGACATCCTGGCGGTGCGCCCCGGCCCGGTCGTCACGCTCTACGAGCTGGAGCCCGCACCCGGCACCAAGTCCAGCCGCGTCATCGGCCTGTCGGACGACATCGCCCGCTCGATGTCGGCGGTCTCGGCCCGCGTGGCGGTCGTCCCCGGCCGCAACGTGATCGGTATCGAACTGCCGAACGAGACCCGCGAGACGGTCTACCTCCGGGAGCTGCTCTCGGTGCCGGATTTCTATGAGAGCAAGCACAAGCTCGCCCTCTGCCTCGGCAAGAACATCGGCGGCGAGCCGATCATCGCCGACCTCGCCCGGATGCCGCACCTGCTGGTGGCCGGCACCACCGGCTCGGGCAAGTCGGTGGCGATCAACACCATGATCCTGTCGCTGCTCTACCGGCTGAAGCCGGAGGAGTGCCGGCTGATCATGGTCGATCCCAAGATGCTGGAGCTGTCGGTCTACGACGGCATCCCGCACCTGCTCTCCCCGGTCGTGACCGACCCCAAGAAGGCGGTGATCGCCCTCAAATGGGCCGTGCGCGAGATGGAGGAGCGCTACAAGAAGATGTCCAAGATCGCGGTCCGCAACATCGACGGCTACAACGCCCGGATGAAGGAGGCCCGCGAGCGCGGCGAGGTCATCACCCGCACGGTCCAGACCGGGTTCAACCGCGAGACCGGCGAGGCGGTGTTCGAGCAGGAGGCGATGGACCTGTCGGCGCTCCCCTACATCGTGATCGTGGTCGACGAGATGGCCGACCTGATGATGGTGGCGGGCAAGGACATCGAGGGGGCGATCCAGCGGCTCGCCCAGATGGCGCGTGCGGCCGGCATCCACCTGATCATGGCGACGCAGCGCCCGTCGGTGGACGTGATCACCGGCACGATCAAGGCGAACTTCCCGACCCGGATCTCCTTCCAGGTCACCAGCAAGATCGACAGCCGCACGATCCTGGGCGAGATGGGCGCCGAGCAGCTGCTCGGCCAGGGCGACATGCTGTTCATGGCCGGCGGCGGGCGCACGACCCGGGTGCACGGGCCGTTCTGCTCGGACAGCGAGGTCGAGAGCGTGGTCGCCCACCTCAAGCGCCAGGGCCGCCCGAGCTACCTCGACGCCGTCACCACCGACGACTCGCCGGAGGAGCCGGCCAAGGAGGGCAAGTCCGGTCGCGGCGCCAAGGCCGAGAAGGTCGAGCGTTCCGAGGATTCCGACGAGGAGGCTCCGGTCTTCGACATCGGCGCCTTCGCGGCGGCGACCGGCGGCGAGTCGGACGACCTGTACAAGCAGGCGATCGAGGTGGTGCTGCGGGACCAGAAGGCGTCCACCAGCTACATCCAGCGCCGGCTGCAGATCGGCTACAACCGCGCCGCCTCGATCATGGAGCGGATGGAGATCGAGGGCATCGTCGGCCCGGCCAACCATGCCGGCAAGCGCGATATCCTGGTCGCCGGGGCGCCCCACGCCTCGAGCGGGATGTACGACGACGAGTGAGGCCGACGCAGGGCCGCGATCCGATCGGTCGCGGCCCTTTCGCGTCGCATCTTCGCCACAGGGCGGAGGTCTAAAGCGCGCGCCGCCGAATTAGACGCCGGTTCGGCGTCAGCGCGCGTCACATCGCGGGCCGGATCCCGGGCCCGCCCATCCCGTTTCTGCCGGATCGCCCGCCCGGGCGCCCAGGAGGTTCTGCCGATGATCGGCCGCCGCACCCGCACAGCCGGCTCCCTGATCGCCGCCGGGCTGTGGCTCGCCCCCGCCGCCCCGGCGCAGGCACAGGTCGGCGCGTTCATCGACAGCCTGTTCGGCCGCAAGGAGGAGCCCGCACCCGCCCCCGAAGCCGCCCCGGCGGCACCCGCGCCCGCGCCCCGGAAGCCGGCGGCCAAGCCCGCCAAAGAGTCCGCGGCCAAGGAGGCGCCGAAGGCCGGCAGCCCCAAGGCCGGTACCAAGACGTCCGACAAGGCGGACCACAAGGCCGCCGAGCCCAAGGTCGCCGCGGTGGGCACGCCCACGGTGCTCGCCCCGTCCGAGCCGGCCGACGCCGCGACGGTGCTGGCCCAAGCCAACGCCTACTTCAACGCCATGAACACCCTGACGGGCAGCTTCATGCAGATCGGCGCCGACGGGCGCCGGATCGGCGGCAAGCTGACGCTGGCCAAGCCCGGCCGCCTGCGCTTCGACTACGATCAGCCCTCGCC encodes:
- a CDS encoding NAD(+) synthase — encoded protein: MTQPTSASPTDPTARFRSLYRHGFARVAACTGRSHPGDPPRNADTVLDLARTCHEAGAALAVFTELGLSAYAIEDLLLQQTLLDAVEAAAARVVAGSAALRPLLLVGAPLRWRHRIYNCALAIQGGRLLGVIPKTFLPNYREFYEKRHFASGAGIVGETIRVAGHDAPFGTDLLFPAEDLPGLVVGVEICEDLWVPESPGMRAALAGATVLANLSGSPITVGRAESRALLSRAASMRGACAYVYAAAGQGESTTDLSWDGQTSVDELGVRLAEGQRFPTGPVATLADIDLDLIAQDRLQAGSFDDNVSGSPLPYRRVAFRLDPPGHDLGLIRRIERFPFVPTDPSRLAQDCYEAYNIQVAGLAQRLEATGTRKAVIGVSGGLDSTHALIVIAKAFDRLGYPRSDILAYTLPGFATSNATKTNAHALMKALGCTAAEIDIRPAAKQMLADMGHPFARGEAVYDVTFENVQAGLRTDYLFRLANQAGGLVIGTGDLSELALGWCTYGVGDQMSHYAVNTGVPKTLIQHLIRWVIGNGEVDPGASHTLQAILDTEISPELVPVDQDDSPQSTEATIGPYALQDFNLFYTLRYGFRPSKIAFLALHAWGDKARGHWAPDFPETKRVAYDLPEIRRWLGVFLKRFFGFSQFKRSALPNGPKVSAGGSLSPRGDWRAPSDGSARIWIAELERNVPET
- a CDS encoding outer-membrane lipoprotein carrier protein LolA; this translates as MIGRRTRTAGSLIAAGLWLAPAAPAQAQVGAFIDSLFGRKEEPAPAPEAAPAAPAPAPRKPAAKPAKESAAKEAPKAGSPKAGTKTSDKADHKAAEPKVAAVGTPTVLAPSEPADAATVLAQANAYFNAMNTLTGSFMQIGADGRRIGGKLTLAKPGRLRFDYDQPSPLEVVADGTSVAVRDRKLATQDLYFIAQTPLKFLLREKIDLARDLSVTDVAHDPGGVRISMEDRATLGGTSKIQLFFDAEMKTLSQWRITDPQGYITTVQLSNLQRPKSVDASLFFINYGRAEDKAMQQQIQQSQPN